From Candidatus Binatota bacterium:
CGCTGCCCGGGCGTACCTGCAGGTGACGGTCGGCCCCGCGGGTGGTTTCGGTCTCGCGTGGGTCCAGGACGACCACGGTGCACGATTCCTTCTTCTCCAGGGCCTTGAAGGTGTCCAGCGCGCGGTGGCCCCGGTGACTGATCTTGGGATTGGTGCCCATGACGACCATGAAGGCCGTGTTGTCGACGTCGGCGTGCATGAATGCGGCTGGCGAAGCATCGAATATCCAGGAGTCGACCAGGTGGTGCTGGGTTTTTTCCTGGGCGTAGGCGTTGAACCACTTGCGCGTGCCGAAGGCCCTCAAAAAGCCCGTGGCGTAGGGTGCGTCCATGTGGTTGCCCTGTCCCCCGACGCCCGACAGTCCCAGTGATCCCGGGCCGTGCGTATCGCGCAGTTCTCTCAGGCGGCTGGCAATCTCGGTGATCGCCGTGTCCCAGTCGATCTGCTCGAAGCTGCCGTCGTCGCGGCGCCTGAGCGGGTGCTCAACGCGCAGCGGGTGGTCAATGTAATTGGTGATGGTCACGCCCTTGTTGCAGATGTAGCCCTGCGTAAAGGGGTTGGTCTCATCGGCCCGTACGTCAGTGATGCGGCCGTCCGATACGTCCACCCGCAGTCCGCAGTTGTGGCTGCACAGCACGCAGGCCGTGGCGAGATCGCTGCCGTCGAGCTCTATGGGCGTACTTGAAATAGATGGGTGGGCGGCCGTTGTAGTCATTTTCCTCTCCCTCACCGGTGCGATCGTATACACCCGAAGCCGCAGCCCACGCAAACATTGCAGGGCTGACGCAGGCTCAGCTTTTGAGCTACCGGTGGGTTTAATGTGGGTGGGTTGTTCGGCAAGCGGTGGAAGGCTCCATCCGTCTGCCGGGCAGCCGCTCGGGGTGGCTGTGGCCAGTCGCCCCGCGCGTTAACAACTGCTGCCGCGCCGGGCTATTCTGGCGCGGCCGTGATTGGCGGCCGGGCCGACTGAGGCCCAGGGGACAAGAATGGATATAGTAATCATAGTTCTGCTCGCCGGGGTTCTGGCGACTACGCTTGTGCTGATTCTGCGTGGTGGCGGCCAGCAGGAGCTGGACACCCGCGAACTCGAGCAGCGTATTCGCGAAGACCTCACAAAAGGGCTGGGCGACAGTCGTCGCGAGAGTTCCGAGGACGCCGGCCGCTTGCGCGGCGAGGTAAACCAGCAACTCGAGCGCGTTCAGACTTCGCTGGGGAGCGTTCAGACTTCGCTGGGGAAAAGCACCGACCAGCTGCGCGGCACGCTCGAAGAGCGCCTGCGCGAGATGCAGGAGGGCAATGCGAAGAAACTCGACGAGATGCGGCAGACCGTTGACGAAAAACTACAAGGCACGCTTGAGAAACGCCTGGGCGAATCTTTTAAGCTGGTGAGCGAGCGCCTGGAGGCCGTGCAGAAGGGCCTGGGCGAAATGCAGGAGCTGGCCGGCGGCGTGCGCGATCTCAAGAGCGTGCTCACCAACGTCAAGGCGCGTGGTACCTGGGGCGAAGTACAACTGGGCGCGCTGCTCGAGCAGGTGCTTACTCCCTCGCAGTACGACCGCAACGTCAAGACCCGCGAGGGCTCCGACGATCTCGTGGAGTTTGCCGTGCGTCTACCCGGTTCCCGCGATGAACCCGACAGCTGCGTGTGGATGCCCATCGATTCGAAGTTTCCCCAGGAGGACTACCTGCGCCTGGTCGACGCCGCCGATCGTGCCGATGCCGAGGGCGTGGCCGAGGCGAGCAAGGCGCTGGTGCGGGTGGTGAAGAAATCGGCGGCCGATATCGCCGGCAAGTATCTCGACCCGCCGCGCACCACCGACTTTGCGATACTGTTTCTGCCCACCGAGGGGCTGTACGCCGAGGTGATACGGCAGCCGGGCCTGGTCGAGGATCTGCAGTCCAGTCATCGCGTGACGGTGGCCGGTCCGTCTACCCTGCTGGCCCAGCTCAACGCCCTGCGCATGGGCTTTCGCACGCTGGCGATTGAAGAACGCAGCAGCGAAGTGTGGAAGGTGCTGGGCGCGGTGAAGAGCGAGTTCGGCAAGTTCGGCGACGTGTTGGCCAAGGTCAAGAAGCAGCTTAACACGGCAGCCAGCACCATAGAGCAGACCGAGACGCGCACGCGTGCCATGGAGCGCAAGCTGCGATCGGTAGAGGAGCTGCCCGATGCCAGGGACGGCCAGCTGCTGGGTCTTGATGACCGTGGGGGCACGGACGACGACGATGACGACGGCGTGCTCAAGCTGACCGTCGTCGAGAAGGACTGACCGCCCGCGTGGACCGATTGCGCTGACTTTACCCGGTGGGGCCCATGCATAAGGGTGGTCGCCGTATGAGCGAGCAGCCAGCAATCAACCCAGGCGGCAACAAGGCGAGCGACGGCTACTCCAACTACGTCTTGTGGGTGTTGTTCGCGGTTTACGTGATCAACTTCATCGACCGGCAGGTGCTGTCGGTCTTTATCGGGCCCATCAAGGAAGAGTTCGGCGTCTCGGACACCCACATGGGCCTGCTCGTGGGCTTCGCCTTTGCGCTGTTCTACACGATCGCCGGCATACCCATCGCCCGGCTGGCGGACAGGGGCAATCGCCGCACGATAATAGCTGTTGGCCTCACGGTGTGGAGCGCGATGACGGTGGCTACCGGGCTCACGCGCAGCTTTGCGCAGATGGCCCTGGCGCGTGTGGGCGTCGGTGTGGGCGAGGCGGCCGGCAGCCCGCCGGCGCATTCGTTGATAAGCGATTATTTTCCGCCAGAGCGCCGTGCCCGCGCCATGGGAATCTATTCCTGGGGCGTGTACGTGGGCTCGGCCATCGCCTACCTT
This genomic window contains:
- the rmuC gene encoding DNA recombination protein RmuC, with protein sequence MDIVIIVLLAGVLATTLVLILRGGGQQELDTRELEQRIREDLTKGLGDSRRESSEDAGRLRGEVNQQLERVQTSLGSVQTSLGKSTDQLRGTLEERLREMQEGNAKKLDEMRQTVDEKLQGTLEKRLGESFKLVSERLEAVQKGLGEMQELAGGVRDLKSVLTNVKARGTWGEVQLGALLEQVLTPSQYDRNVKTREGSDDLVEFAVRLPGSRDEPDSCVWMPIDSKFPQEDYLRLVDAADRADAEGVAEASKALVRVVKKSAADIAGKYLDPPRTTDFAILFLPTEGLYAEVIRQPGLVEDLQSSHRVTVAGPSTLLAQLNALRMGFRTLAIEERSSEVWKVLGAVKSEFGKFGDVLAKVKKQLNTAASTIEQTETRTRAMERKLRSVEELPDARDGQLLGLDDRGGTDDDDDDGVLKLTVVEKD